A single window of Syntrophotalea acetylenica DNA harbors:
- the lpdA gene encoding dihydrolipoyl dehydrogenase: MADEIFDLIVLGAGPGGYVGAIRAAQLGMKVAVIESRPTLGGVCLNEGCIPSKALLDSSEHFALARDKFDMHGIEIPAPKLNLAKMMARKEGVVGDLTGGVAFLFKKNKVSWIKGHGRLLGAAADGLQQVEVTGKNAGVVKGKNILLATGGKVAQVPGITIDNEVIIDNVGALSLQQVPEHLVVVGAGYIGLELGSVWLRLGAKVSVVEMLPKMLPKSDGDTTQALQRSMKKQGMTFHMGTRVDNIQVAGGKATLTLSKGDKTQEVVCDKVLMSIGRKPNMEGLGASEIGVELDERGCVKVDDNYATTVPGIYAIGDLIPGPMLAHKASEEAVVFVERLVGKNSQVHYGTIPGVCYTWPEVASVGKTEEQLQEEGIPVKVGKFNFVGNGRARAMAETEGFVKILAHAENGQVLGVHIFGPRASDMIAEAVAVMSYGGTAHDIGAMFHGHPTLSEAVKEAALDVDGAAVHC; encoded by the coding sequence ATGGCTGATGAAATTTTTGATCTGATTGTATTGGGCGCCGGCCCCGGCGGATATGTGGGCGCGATTCGCGCCGCACAGCTGGGCATGAAGGTCGCCGTCATTGAAAGCCGTCCGACCCTCGGAGGGGTTTGTCTCAATGAAGGTTGTATCCCGAGCAAGGCGCTGCTCGATTCGAGTGAGCACTTCGCTCTGGCGCGCGATAAATTCGACATGCACGGCATCGAAATTCCCGCGCCCAAGCTGAACCTGGCCAAAATGATGGCGCGCAAGGAAGGCGTTGTCGGCGATCTTACCGGCGGTGTCGCTTTTCTGTTCAAAAAGAACAAGGTGAGCTGGATCAAGGGACATGGCAGATTGCTGGGAGCCGCTGCCGACGGGCTGCAGCAGGTTGAAGTAACCGGCAAGAACGCCGGCGTGGTCAAAGGCAAGAACATCCTTCTGGCGACCGGCGGCAAAGTGGCTCAGGTTCCCGGCATCACCATCGACAACGAGGTGATCATAGACAATGTCGGCGCTCTGTCCCTGCAGCAGGTGCCGGAGCATCTGGTGGTGGTCGGGGCCGGATACATTGGGCTGGAGCTGGGATCGGTGTGGCTGCGTCTGGGAGCCAAGGTTTCCGTGGTGGAAATGCTGCCCAAGATGCTCCCCAAATCCGATGGGGACACCACTCAGGCATTGCAGCGTTCGATGAAGAAGCAGGGCATGACCTTCCACATGGGTACCCGCGTGGACAATATTCAGGTAGCGGGCGGCAAGGCCACGCTGACCCTGTCCAAGGGCGACAAGACCCAGGAAGTGGTTTGCGACAAAGTCCTCATGTCCATCGGGCGCAAGCCCAATATGGAGGGGCTGGGAGCTTCCGAAATCGGCGTGGAGCTCGATGAGCGGGGCTGCGTCAAAGTGGACGATAATTACGCGACCACGGTGCCTGGCATTTACGCCATCGGCGATCTCATTCCGGGGCCAATGCTGGCGCACAAGGCCTCAGAGGAAGCGGTGGTGTTTGTCGAGCGCCTGGTGGGCAAGAATTCTCAGGTTCATTACGGCACCATCCCGGGCGTCTGCTACACATGGCCGGAAGTCGCCTCCGTTGGCAAGACCGAGGAGCAGCTTCAGGAAGAGGGCATTCCCGTCAAGGTTGGCAAGTTCAATTTTGTCGGCAATGGCCGCGCCCGCGCCATGGCCGAAACGGAAGGTTTCGTCAAGATTCTGGCCCATGCCGAAAACGGCCAGGTGCTGGGGGTTCACATCTTCGGCCCGCGCGCATCCGACATGATCGCTGAAGCGGTCGCGGTTATGAGCTACGGCGGCACGGCGCATGACATCGGAGCTATGTTCCATGGACATCCTACCCTCTCCGAAGCGGTGAAGGAAGCCGCTCTGGATGTCGATGGCGCTGCGGTGCATTGCTAG
- a CDS encoding nitroreductase family protein, whose translation MKQFRVDQSLCIQCAECVKDCVFGLIVMQDGYPVLPADKEATCIECQHCLAVCPSGAISILGLDPADSLPLAGRFPNQQQMETLIKGRRSIRRYRPEPLPAETIDELLKIAAHAPTGVNSRGVEFIVVEDPATMDAIRQETMETLQDLARKDAIPDHLVCFRHFVPLMEQGLDPIFRRAPHLLIASAAEGVPTREADVFIALSYFELLANSAGIGTTWLGLAKWAMVDLAPRLLRSVGVPENHDVVYMMLFGTPDVTYYRTVQRDQDAKIRRLVK comes from the coding sequence ATGAAACAATTTCGTGTGGACCAGTCGCTCTGCATTCAATGTGCAGAATGTGTCAAGGATTGTGTTTTTGGGCTGATTGTCATGCAGGACGGCTATCCGGTGCTTCCCGCGGACAAAGAGGCCACCTGCATCGAATGTCAGCATTGTCTGGCGGTATGTCCGTCTGGCGCCATCAGCATTCTTGGTCTCGATCCTGCCGACAGCCTGCCGTTGGCCGGTCGCTTTCCCAACCAGCAGCAGATGGAGACGCTTATCAAGGGCCGGCGTTCCATTCGGCGTTATCGACCCGAACCGCTGCCCGCTGAAACAATCGATGAATTGTTGAAGATTGCCGCGCATGCACCGACGGGCGTCAACAGTCGGGGGGTGGAATTCATCGTGGTTGAAGATCCCGCCACCATGGACGCGATCCGTCAGGAAACCATGGAAACCCTTCAGGACCTGGCGCGCAAGGATGCCATCCCGGATCATCTGGTCTGTTTCAGGCATTTTGTTCCGCTGATGGAGCAGGGACTCGACCCTATTTTCAGGCGGGCCCCCCATCTACTGATTGCCTCGGCCGCCGAGGGTGTCCCTACCCGGGAAGCCGATGTATTTATCGCTCTGAGCTATTTTGAGCTGCTCGCGAACAGTGCCGGTATCGGTACCACCTGGCTCGGTCTGGCCAAATGGGCGATGGTCGATCTGGCGCCGCGACTTTTGCGCAGCGTCGGAGTGCCGGAAAATCATGATGTGGTGTACATGATGTTGTTCGGAACGCCGGATGTCACATACTACCGTACCGTGCAAAGAGATCAGGACGCCAAGATCCGGCGCCTGGTCAAATAG
- the lipB gene encoding lipoyl(octanoyl) transferase LipB, with the protein MIVQDLGLMAYAEAYALQEQRVREIASGVSPETLLLVEHPPVYTLGRSGHMDNLLDSSIEVVSINRGGDITYHAPGQLVGYPLLNLGHRGKDLRHYLRFLEEVLILAAADVGVVGRRCQGKTGVWTDQGKLASIGAGARRWVTMHGFALNVSLDLSGFSRINPCGIVGCPMVSLASLTGRMISVKTVKERVVYHFESLLEAWLPEQQGVNA; encoded by the coding sequence ATGATCGTGCAGGATCTCGGATTGATGGCGTATGCCGAAGCTTACGCCCTGCAGGAGCAACGGGTTCGGGAAATCGCTTCCGGCGTCTCTCCGGAAACCCTGCTGCTGGTGGAGCATCCGCCGGTCTACACCCTGGGGCGCAGCGGTCACATGGATAACCTGCTGGATTCCAGCATCGAGGTGGTCAGCATCAATCGCGGCGGCGACATTACCTACCATGCGCCGGGTCAGCTGGTCGGCTATCCGCTGCTCAATCTTGGCCACCGCGGGAAAGACCTGCGTCATTACCTGCGATTTCTCGAAGAAGTGTTGATTCTCGCGGCGGCCGATGTGGGGGTGGTTGGCCGGCGCTGCCAGGGTAAAACCGGCGTTTGGACCGATCAGGGAAAACTGGCGTCCATCGGAGCGGGGGCGCGGCGTTGGGTTACCATGCACGGGTTTGCCCTCAATGTGTCTCTTGACCTGTCCGGTTTCTCGCGCATAAATCCCTGCGGAATCGTCGGTTGCCCCATGGTGTCCCTGGCGTCCCTTACCGGCCGGATGATTTCCGTGAAAACGGTCAAGGAGCGCGTCGTTTATCATTTTGAATCCCTGCTGGAGGCCTGGCTGCCGGAGCAGCAGGGGGTAAACGCATGA
- a CDS encoding alpha/beta fold hydrolase codes for MVPAVDLNYEVQGEGANLVVLHGLFGSLDNWRGMARMLAGHFRVWLVDQRNHGLSPHSRFFNYTCLVEDLRSFLDRMALDSVHLLGHSMGGKAAMLFASRYPARVERLIVEDIGPGAYAPRHETVFRGLLNLPLARLTSRRDAEQYLRAEIDDAGVRGFLLKSLYRQPSGTWGWRFNLPVLFAEYRTLLAALPLDVPIYCPTLFIRGEQSDYLDPVRRDALLEKFDDKRFISVPGAGHWVHADQPVAFLQAVASFLMAEK; via the coding sequence GTGGTGCCGGCTGTGGACCTGAATTATGAGGTGCAGGGCGAGGGCGCGAACCTGGTCGTTCTGCACGGGCTTTTCGGATCTCTGGACAACTGGCGGGGTATGGCGCGGATGCTGGCCGGCCATTTCCGGGTCTGGCTGGTCGATCAGCGCAATCACGGGCTGTCTCCGCACAGCCGGTTTTTTAATTACACTTGTCTTGTGGAGGATTTGCGGTCCTTTCTGGATCGCATGGCGCTGGACAGCGTTCACTTGCTTGGGCATTCCATGGGCGGCAAAGCCGCCATGCTGTTTGCATCCCGCTATCCCGCGCGTGTGGAGCGACTGATCGTCGAAGATATCGGACCGGGGGCTTATGCTCCCCGGCACGAGACTGTGTTCAGGGGGTTGCTCAACCTGCCCCTGGCACGGTTGACGAGCCGCAGGGATGCCGAGCAATACCTGCGCGCTGAAATTGACGATGCAGGGGTGAGGGGGTTTTTGCTGAAAAGCCTTTACCGACAGCCGTCCGGAACCTGGGGCTGGCGCTTTAATCTGCCGGTATTGTTTGCCGAATACCGCACATTGCTGGCGGCTTTGCCCCTCGATGTCCCGATATATTGTCCGACCCTGTTTATCCGGGGGGAGCAGTCCGATTATCTTGATCCGGTTCGGCGGGATGCGTTGCTGGAAAAATTTGACGACAAGCGCTTCATCAGTGTCCCGGGTGCTGGACACTGGGTGCATGCCGATCAACCCGTTGCCTTTCTGCAGGCCGTGGCATCCTTCCTGATGGCCGAAAAATAA
- the lipA gene encoding lipoyl synthase has protein sequence MEVAKKKRGADKTALSADDKQAVLTKPAWIRAKAPSSPEVAKLTGILREHRLHTVCEEANCPNLGECFNRGTATFMIMGDVCTRRCPFCDVAHGRPSALDPGEPEHLAEAVRVMKLRYVVVTSVTRDDLADGGAGHFARCVEAIRRKPGKVKVEILVPDFRRCVQTALANLGNGLPDVFNHNLETVPRLYAESRPGADYQGSLKLLQCFKEMYPDVPTKSGLMVGLGETDDEILEVMRDLRAHGCDMLTVGQYLRPGRHHLPVQRYVAPEQFEAFKVAGLKMGFSQVASGPLVRSSYHADLQAQKVLQP, from the coding sequence ATGGAAGTTGCAAAGAAAAAACGCGGCGCCGACAAGACCGCCTTGTCAGCTGATGACAAGCAGGCTGTATTGACCAAGCCGGCCTGGATCCGGGCAAAAGCGCCTTCATCGCCGGAAGTCGCCAAATTGACCGGAATTCTGCGCGAGCATCGATTGCACACGGTGTGCGAAGAAGCCAATTGTCCCAACCTGGGAGAATGCTTCAATCGTGGTACTGCCACTTTCATGATCATGGGTGATGTGTGTACCCGCCGCTGTCCCTTCTGTGATGTTGCCCACGGTCGCCCTTCAGCACTGGACCCCGGGGAACCGGAACATCTTGCCGAGGCGGTTAGGGTCATGAAGCTGCGCTATGTGGTGGTTACTTCCGTGACCAGAGATGACCTGGCCGACGGTGGGGCCGGTCATTTCGCCCGTTGCGTCGAGGCCATACGCCGTAAGCCCGGCAAGGTCAAGGTGGAAATCCTGGTGCCGGATTTTCGGCGCTGTGTCCAGACGGCTCTTGCCAACCTCGGCAACGGCCTGCCCGATGTGTTCAATCACAATCTTGAAACGGTGCCGCGGCTGTATGCCGAATCGCGCCCCGGCGCCGATTACCAGGGATCCCTGAAGTTGTTGCAGTGCTTCAAGGAAATGTATCCAGATGTACCGACCAAATCGGGATTGATGGTTGGCCTGGGTGAAACGGATGATGAGATTCTCGAAGTGATGCGGGATCTCCGCGCACACGGCTGTGACATGCTGACCGTTGGCCAGTATCTGCGCCCCGGACGTCATCATTTGCCCGTGCAGCGCTATGTAGCTCCGGAGCAATTCGAGGCGTTTAAGGTGGCCGGTTTGAAAATGGGTTTTTCGCAGGTCGCTTCAGGACCGCTGGTACGGTCCTCCTATCATGCCGATCTGCAGGCGCAAAAAGTTCTGCAACCATGA
- a CDS encoding dihydrolipoamide acetyltransferase family protein yields the protein MSDNKIIALTMPKWGLTMEEGTIASWLMEEGDVVEVGSEILEVETDKIAQPVESAVTGVLRRKIGEEGEEYPVQALIGVIAAEDVTDAEIDAFIASYGGAEAGDEAEGEAAEGSVAAEAPAGVHELTMPKWGLTMEEGTIASWLLDEGDEVEVGTEIMEIETDKIAQPVESTVAGILRRKIGEEGEEYPVQALIGIIADASVSDAEIDAYLAKRSGKAAPAAEPETAAEAPAATKAQPTSKPMTAMRAAIANTVTNSWTVPQFPVTMAIDMGAAKQFRAGLKAAGKAVSMNDMVVKACAKAIEKYPMVNATLGNKEYILNPEVNIAVAVGLDDGLMMPVVKGCQALSLEEVASSSRALIDKVKAGTCGPAEMAGGNFAISNLGMLGVDQFVALVPPGMTAILAVGGIKEEVVVKDGNMVPASTMKVTLVADHRVVDGLYSAQYLVELKRLLENPEEL from the coding sequence ATGAGTGACAATAAAATCATAGCCCTCACCATGCCTAAGTGGGGGCTCACCATGGAAGAAGGCACCATCGCTTCCTGGTTGATGGAGGAAGGCGACGTTGTCGAAGTCGGCAGCGAAATTCTCGAAGTCGAAACCGACAAGATTGCCCAGCCCGTGGAAAGTGCCGTTACGGGGGTTCTGCGCCGCAAGATTGGTGAAGAAGGCGAAGAGTACCCCGTGCAGGCCCTGATCGGCGTCATCGCCGCCGAGGACGTGACGGACGCAGAAATCGACGCGTTCATCGCCTCCTATGGCGGTGCGGAAGCAGGCGACGAAGCGGAAGGCGAAGCAGCAGAAGGCTCCGTCGCGGCGGAGGCTCCGGCCGGTGTCCATGAACTGACCATGCCCAAGTGGGGGCTGACCATGGAAGAGGGCACCATTGCTTCCTGGCTGCTGGACGAGGGCGATGAGGTTGAGGTCGGTACGGAAATCATGGAGATTGAAACCGACAAGATCGCCCAGCCGGTCGAGAGTACCGTAGCCGGCATTCTGCGCCGCAAGATTGGCGAAGAGGGCGAGGAATACCCGGTGCAGGCACTGATCGGCATTATTGCGGACGCTTCGGTTTCCGATGCCGAGATCGATGCCTATCTTGCCAAGCGCAGCGGCAAGGCGGCTCCGGCCGCCGAACCGGAAACCGCGGCAGAAGCCCCGGCCGCAACCAAAGCGCAGCCGACCAGCAAGCCGATGACGGCGATGCGGGCCGCGATTGCCAATACGGTGACCAACTCCTGGACGGTACCTCAGTTCCCGGTCACCATGGCCATCGACATGGGCGCAGCCAAGCAGTTCCGGGCCGGCCTCAAGGCCGCCGGCAAGGCCGTATCCATGAACGACATGGTGGTCAAGGCCTGCGCCAAAGCCATCGAGAAGTATCCGATGGTTAACGCCACCCTGGGCAACAAGGAGTATATCCTGAACCCCGAGGTGAACATCGCCGTGGCCGTGGGTCTGGATGATGGTCTGATGATGCCGGTTGTCAAGGGCTGTCAGGCTCTCAGCCTGGAAGAGGTCGCCAGCAGTTCCCGCGCCCTGATCGACAAGGTCAAGGCCGGAACCTGCGGACCGGCAGAGATGGCGGGCGGCAACTTCGCCATCTCCAACCTGGGAATGCTCGGCGTCGATCAGTTCGTCGCCCTGGTGCCCCCGGGAATGACCGCGATTCTGGCGGTTGGCGGAATCAAGGAAGAGGTTGTCGTGAAGGATGGCAACATGGTCCCCGCATCGACAATGAAGGTGACCCTGGTTGCCGATCACCGGGTGGTGGATGGATTGTATTCTGCCCAATACCTGGTGGAACTCAAGCGTCTTCTGGAAAATCCCGAAGAGCTTTAA
- a CDS encoding 3-hydroxyacyl-CoA dehydrogenase → MKLKDIKKVFVVGAGTMGQQIAFQCAAHGYAVILFDLSDSILRKARLRIKSYADYLIAENRLDAKMAGRALDNIAVTTEEQRASEIDLLIESVPEDLQMKREIFSRFNRICPERTVFATNTSLLIPSQMADATGRADRFLALHFHQPVWVGNLADVMPHAGTAEGVVDLVRNFARSINQISLVLQKENYGYVFNAMYSALNNAAITLAANGVAAVEDIDRAWMVVMKMPVGPLGMLDVVGLDTVWHVTDYWANTLGDAQTLRNAEYLKREYLEHGWLGVKSGRGFYGYPRPAYQEPDFVLGGNR, encoded by the coding sequence ATGAAGCTTAAGGACATAAAAAAGGTTTTCGTTGTCGGCGCAGGAACCATGGGACAGCAGATTGCGTTTCAGTGCGCCGCACACGGATATGCCGTCATTCTTTTCGATCTGAGCGATAGTATCCTGCGCAAGGCGCGATTGCGCATCAAAAGCTACGCGGATTACCTGATAGCCGAAAACCGTCTTGATGCCAAAATGGCAGGCAGAGCACTCGACAACATTGCCGTAACCACCGAAGAGCAGCGAGCTTCGGAGATCGACCTTCTGATTGAATCGGTGCCCGAAGACCTTCAGATGAAACGGGAAATATTCAGCCGCTTTAACCGGATCTGCCCGGAACGGACGGTTTTCGCCACCAATACATCGTTGCTGATTCCCTCCCAGATGGCCGATGCTACGGGCCGGGCGGATCGGTTTCTGGCGCTGCATTTTCACCAACCGGTGTGGGTCGGAAACCTTGCCGATGTCATGCCTCACGCCGGCACGGCTGAGGGCGTGGTAGATCTTGTGCGTAATTTCGCCCGATCGATCAATCAGATTTCCCTGGTGCTGCAAAAGGAAAACTACGGCTACGTATTCAACGCCATGTACAGTGCTCTGAATAACGCCGCGATTACCCTTGCCGCCAATGGCGTGGCTGCCGTGGAGGACATCGACCGCGCCTGGATGGTGGTGATGAAGATGCCTGTAGGCCCGCTGGGGATGCTGGACGTGGTTGGCCTCGATACGGTCTGGCACGTGACGGACTACTGGGCGAATACGCTTGGAGACGCCCAGACCCTCAGGAATGCCGAGTATCTGAAACGGGAGTATCTCGAGCATGGCTGGTTGGGGGTGAAAAGCGGGCGCGGGTTTTACGGTTATCCCCGTCCCGCTTATCAGGAACCGGATTTTGTTCTGGGCGGGAACCGGTAG